The following coding sequences lie in one Leucobacter allii genomic window:
- a CDS encoding TetR/AcrR family transcriptional regulator C-terminal domain-containing protein encodes MARPRTARLSPERIGREAIALVEGGQELQLIPLARRLGVSVSSLYHHVDGREGVIHAMRRELVARHLAPTADAGDWEARIRQEVERTWRMYAEHPRVLQHMLTVVIDEPDVLRFYSALAAALDEAGLPEEEIVTAIEVIDAFSFGAALDALSPDEPLDSAAVDPRLAALLATHPRGAARNRRVFDAGLELLLAGIRARAAAARSVH; translated from the coding sequence ATGGCACGACCGAGGACCGCGCGACTGAGCCCCGAGCGCATCGGTCGCGAGGCGATCGCGCTCGTCGAGGGCGGGCAGGAGCTCCAGCTGATCCCGCTCGCGCGGCGGCTCGGCGTGAGCGTCTCCTCGCTCTACCACCATGTCGACGGCCGCGAGGGCGTCATCCACGCCATGCGGCGCGAGCTCGTCGCACGGCACCTCGCGCCGACGGCCGACGCCGGCGACTGGGAGGCGCGGATCCGCCAGGAGGTCGAGCGCACGTGGCGGATGTACGCCGAGCATCCGCGCGTGCTCCAGCACATGCTCACCGTCGTCATCGACGAGCCCGACGTGCTCCGCTTCTACTCGGCCCTCGCGGCGGCGCTCGACGAGGCCGGTCTGCCCGAGGAGGAGATCGTCACCGCCATCGAGGTGATCGACGCCTTCAGCTTCGGCGCCGCCCTCGACGCGCTCTCGCCCGACGAGCCCCTCGACAGCGCGGCGGTCGACCCCAGGCTCGCGGCGCTGCTCGCGACGCACCCGCGCGGCGCCGCCCGCAACCGACGGGTGTTCGACGCGGGACTCGAGCTGCTGCTCGCGGGGATCCGCGCCCGGGCGGCCGCCGCGCGCTCGGTACACTGA
- a CDS encoding response regulator codes for MSPPSTTTPVARAPRPARRGVAVVEDHLMQRRYTESLVDAQPDLQLVHSAETLPEFVGWYERAERRPQLLLLDLLVERGPAADPATVARLTRSGLKIVVFSAMSSPPLVRRVAEAGAQSFVGKRDTERDLLAAIRATLDGRAWRSPEFDAVVADAPPRPRFGVQEERALTLYASGMTLAEVAAEIGVQPGTAKKYLHRVRAKYAELGRPVRSRLEMLRAATQDGFVPPPA; via the coding sequence ATGTCACCACCGTCCACGACGACCCCCGTCGCACGCGCGCCCCGTCCGGCGCGTCGCGGCGTCGCCGTCGTCGAGGACCACCTCATGCAGCGTCGCTACACCGAATCGCTCGTCGACGCGCAGCCCGATCTGCAGCTCGTGCACAGCGCGGAGACCCTGCCCGAGTTCGTGGGCTGGTACGAGCGGGCGGAGCGCCGCCCGCAGCTGCTGCTGCTCGACCTGCTCGTCGAGCGCGGGCCGGCCGCAGACCCCGCGACGGTCGCGCGCCTCACGCGCTCCGGCCTGAAGATCGTCGTCTTTTCGGCGATGTCCTCGCCGCCGCTCGTGCGGCGGGTGGCGGAGGCCGGAGCGCAGAGCTTCGTCGGCAAGCGCGACACGGAACGGGACCTCCTCGCCGCCATCCGCGCGACGCTCGACGGGCGGGCGTGGCGGAGCCCCGAGTTCGACGCGGTCGTGGCCGACGCGCCGCCGCGGCCGCGCTTCGGCGTCCAGGAGGAGCGCGCGCTCACCCTGTACGCCTCGGGCATGACGCTCGCAGAGGTGGCCGCGGAGATCGGGGTGCAGCCCGGCACGGCGAAGAAGTACCTGCACCGGGTCCGCGCCAAGTACGCGGAGCTCGGGCGGCCCGTGCGCAGCCGGCTCGAGATGCTCCGGGCCGCGACGCAGGACGGCTTCGTGCCGCCCCCGGCCTGA
- a CDS encoding quinone oxidoreductase family protein produces MTTMRAIRIEHAGGPELLHPEEVAAPVAGPGELLVETAAVGVNFIETYQRSGLYEVAYPFTPGAEASGRVVALGDGAGASGAGFAVGDLVTTAEASATYAERFVVAAARAVRVPEPLASREDAAALAAALPLQGLTAHYLARSASRPEAGDTVLVHAGAGGVGLLLTQLLVARGVRVLTTASPAKRGLSEAAGAAAVLDYADFADRARELTDGAGVAVVYDGVGRTTFDASLRALRIRGELVLFGAASGPVPPLDLQRLNAGGSLSVTRPTLGHFLRTPEERAWRYGELFDALAAGTLELRVGARFPLDEAAAAHTALESRATTGKVVLVP; encoded by the coding sequence ATGACGACGATGCGAGCGATCAGGATCGAGCACGCCGGCGGGCCCGAGCTGCTGCACCCGGAGGAGGTCGCGGCCCCCGTCGCGGGGCCGGGAGAGCTGCTCGTGGAGACGGCCGCCGTCGGGGTGAACTTCATCGAGACGTACCAGCGCTCCGGGCTCTACGAGGTCGCGTACCCGTTCACGCCCGGGGCCGAGGCGAGCGGGCGCGTCGTGGCCCTCGGCGACGGGGCCGGCGCCTCCGGGGCGGGGTTCGCCGTCGGGGATCTCGTGACCACGGCCGAGGCCTCGGCGACGTACGCCGAGCGCTTCGTCGTCGCCGCAGCGCGCGCCGTGCGCGTGCCGGAGCCGCTCGCCTCGCGCGAGGACGCCGCGGCGCTCGCGGCCGCGCTGCCTCTGCAGGGGCTCACCGCGCACTACCTCGCGCGCTCGGCGTCGCGGCCCGAGGCGGGCGACACAGTGCTCGTGCACGCGGGAGCCGGCGGCGTGGGCCTGCTGCTCACGCAGCTGCTCGTCGCGCGCGGCGTCCGGGTGCTCACGACCGCCTCGCCGGCGAAGCGGGGACTCAGCGAGGCCGCGGGCGCGGCAGCCGTGCTCGACTACGCGGACTTCGCCGACCGTGCGCGCGAGCTCACGGACGGCGCGGGCGTCGCCGTCGTGTACGACGGGGTCGGACGCACGACGTTCGACGCGTCGCTGCGGGCGCTGCGCATCCGCGGCGAGCTGGTGCTGTTCGGCGCGGCCAGCGGCCCCGTGCCGCCCCTCGACCTGCAGCGGCTGAACGCCGGGGGGTCGCTGTCCGTGACGCGGCCGACCCTCGGTCACTTCCTGCGCACGCCCGAGGAGCGCGCCTGGCGCTACGGCGAGCTCTTCGACGCGCTCGCCGCCGGGACCCTGGAGCTCCGGGTCGGGGCACGCTTCCCCCTCGACGAGGCCGCCGCGGCCCACACCGCGCTCGAGTCCCGGGCGACCACGGGCAAGGTCGTGCTCGTCCCCTGA
- a CDS encoding MFS transporter, with protein sequence MSTSAPISPDPRIPLTLRNGSATFVIALASLMMANLSPFVMSALGELGFDTLTAGNILTWALLASAAVGLATSRLASGAARRPLAIAGLAIAVLAFGAGALVPAPAVAVTGLILGGAGVGAAISTSGAAIAALRNPNRVSATSGLVNRILVTVILAAIPLIGITQGSVLGTLALISLAGLALAAWLPDSPEHAAPVDVTTSLRIAAPRRITVAGIAVLIVFPLWGTSEDAVWTMAQVLGDAVGMDARTSGFMLSLAAGGGILGMLAVTVLGDRMGRAVPLAVALALGGALKIASGFTADPTILAGLIIVINTVYAFAFALFLATAAGLDARGRWSGPLLGAYLVGSSFAPVLGGAVIAWLGIPAFGLITGLTSFLVLVPTVLIARVSVGAERALARAAAAEPAPA encoded by the coding sequence GTGAGCACATCCGCACCGATCTCCCCCGATCCCCGCATCCCCCTGACGCTGCGCAACGGGAGCGCGACCTTCGTCATCGCGCTCGCGAGCCTCATGATGGCGAACCTCTCCCCGTTCGTCATGAGCGCGCTCGGCGAGCTCGGCTTCGACACCCTCACCGCGGGGAACATCCTCACCTGGGCCCTCCTGGCCTCCGCCGCCGTCGGCCTCGCCACCTCCCGCCTCGCCTCGGGCGCCGCCCGACGGCCGCTCGCGATCGCCGGCCTCGCGATCGCCGTCCTCGCCTTCGGAGCCGGCGCGCTCGTGCCGGCTCCCGCCGTCGCCGTCACCGGCCTCATTCTCGGCGGGGCGGGCGTCGGCGCGGCGATCTCGACCTCGGGCGCGGCGATCGCCGCGCTCCGGAACCCGAACCGCGTCTCGGCGACGAGCGGGCTCGTGAACCGCATCCTCGTCACCGTCATCCTCGCCGCCATCCCGCTCATCGGGATCACGCAGGGCAGCGTCCTCGGCACGCTCGCGCTCATCTCGCTCGCCGGCCTCGCCCTCGCGGCCTGGCTGCCCGATTCGCCCGAGCACGCGGCCCCCGTCGACGTGACCACGAGCCTGCGGATCGCCGCGCCCCGCCGCATCACCGTCGCCGGGATCGCCGTCCTCATCGTCTTCCCGCTCTGGGGCACGAGCGAGGACGCCGTCTGGACCATGGCGCAGGTGCTCGGCGACGCCGTGGGCATGGATGCCCGCACGAGCGGATTCATGCTCAGCCTCGCCGCCGGCGGCGGGATCCTCGGCATGCTCGCCGTCACCGTGCTCGGCGATCGCATGGGCCGCGCCGTCCCCCTCGCCGTCGCGCTCGCGCTCGGGGGCGCGCTCAAGATCGCCTCCGGGTTCACCGCCGATCCGACGATCCTCGCCGGCCTCATCATCGTCATCAACACCGTCTACGCCTTCGCGTTCGCGCTGTTCCTCGCCACCGCTGCCGGCCTCGACGCGCGCGGCCGCTGGTCGGGGCCGCTGCTCGGGGCCTATCTCGTGGGCTCGAGCTTCGCCCCGGTCCTCGGCGGCGCGGTCATCGCCTGGCTCGGCATCCCCGCCTTCGGCCTCATCACGGGCCTCACGAGCTTCCTCGTGCTCGTGCCGACCGTGCTCATCGCGCGCGTCTCCGTCGGCGCCGAACGGGCGCTCGCCCGCGCCGCCGCGGCCGAGCCAGCCCCGGCCTGA
- a CDS encoding amidohydrolase, with product MTPGATPTPASTPASIAGAIPDPPTGAGAGAETIFLGGPIVTMDAERSTAEALAVAAGRIVAVGEAEAVLAHRGPATEVVDLAGRALLPGFVEAHGHPMIGMSFRGDGVIDVRAAICPTAESVLRTVRAAVAAAPVGMPLTVVGWEELLRPGLPEPHRAWLDALAPRNPLAVLHNSAHSAWANSLALAAAGVDAATPDPEGSHFVRDALGEPTGRAEELPATLMLAGAPLDVAPERAPALLAAELAAYAAAGVTTVGELALDPAQGALLAGVTASEGRVRVRAYRMSNRPRAVASGVGSAVPADPEMYREIGVKLWADGSPWVGTIAASFPYADTETARRLGVAGARGCCNYTAAEVEALCAAGLRAGEQVAVHAQGDAALDLVLDAVAAALEGAIAAGVDVGDHRIRLEHCCLMTPEQFRRAADLGLTCSLFLAHVRYWGDAIGELFGERGERWTAARSALDAGLRISLHNDVPVTPSEPLANVHAAVTRRTRSGRVLAPEERISVEEALAAVTIDAAWQLRSERELGSLEPGKHADLVELTDDPRAVDPEAIDGIGVVRTWLAGRPVGARGA from the coding sequence ATGACTCCCGGCGCGACCCCGACCCCGGCATCGACCCCGGCATCGATCGCGGGCGCGATCCCGGACCCGCCCACGGGCGCGGGCGCCGGGGCCGAGACGATCTTCCTCGGCGGGCCGATCGTCACGATGGACGCCGAGCGCAGCACCGCGGAGGCTCTCGCGGTCGCCGCCGGGCGCATCGTCGCCGTGGGGGAGGCGGAGGCGGTGCTGGCCCATCGCGGCCCCGCCACGGAGGTCGTGGATCTCGCGGGCCGCGCCCTGCTGCCCGGCTTCGTCGAGGCGCACGGGCACCCGATGATCGGGATGTCGTTCCGCGGGGACGGCGTGATCGACGTGCGGGCGGCAATCTGCCCCACGGCGGAGTCCGTGCTGCGAACCGTGCGCGCGGCCGTCGCCGCCGCGCCGGTCGGGATGCCGCTCACCGTCGTCGGCTGGGAGGAGCTGCTGCGACCGGGGCTCCCCGAGCCGCACCGCGCCTGGCTCGACGCGCTCGCGCCGCGGAATCCGCTCGCCGTGCTGCACAACAGCGCGCACTCGGCCTGGGCGAACTCCCTCGCGCTCGCGGCCGCGGGCGTCGACGCCGCGACGCCCGATCCGGAGGGATCGCACTTCGTGCGGGATGCGCTCGGCGAGCCGACCGGCCGGGCGGAGGAGCTGCCGGCGACGCTCATGCTCGCCGGTGCGCCGCTCGACGTCGCCCCCGAGCGGGCGCCGGCGCTGCTCGCGGCCGAGCTCGCCGCGTACGCTGCGGCCGGCGTGACCACCGTCGGCGAGCTCGCGCTCGATCCGGCCCAGGGGGCGCTGCTCGCCGGCGTGACCGCGTCGGAGGGGCGGGTGCGCGTGCGCGCGTACCGCATGTCGAACCGCCCGCGGGCCGTCGCGAGCGGGGTCGGATCCGCCGTGCCCGCCGACCCCGAGATGTACCGCGAGATCGGGGTCAAGCTCTGGGCCGACGGCTCGCCGTGGGTCGGCACCATCGCCGCGTCGTTCCCCTACGCCGACACGGAGACGGCGCGGCGCCTCGGTGTCGCGGGCGCGCGGGGCTGCTGCAACTACACGGCCGCCGAGGTCGAGGCGCTCTGCGCCGCGGGGCTGCGGGCCGGGGAGCAGGTCGCGGTGCACGCGCAGGGCGATGCGGCCCTCGATCTCGTGCTCGACGCCGTGGCCGCCGCCCTCGAGGGCGCGATCGCGGCGGGCGTCGACGTGGGCGATCATCGCATCCGTCTGGAGCACTGCTGCCTGATGACGCCCGAGCAGTTCCGCCGCGCCGCGGACCTCGGCCTCACCTGCTCGCTGTTCCTCGCCCACGTGCGCTACTGGGGGGACGCCATCGGCGAGCTCTTCGGCGAGCGCGGCGAGCGCTGGACGGCCGCGCGCTCGGCGCTCGACGCCGGGCTGCGGATCTCGCTGCACAACGACGTGCCCGTGACGCCGAGCGAGCCGCTCGCGAACGTCCACGCCGCGGTCACCCGGCGCACCCGTTCGGGGCGGGTGCTCGCCCCCGAGGAGCGGATCTCGGTGGAGGAGGCCCTCGCCGCCGTCACCATCGACGCCGCGTGGCAGCTGCGCTCGGAGCGGGAGCTCGGATCGCTCGAGCCGGGCAAGCACGCCGATCTCGTCGAGCTCACGGACGATCCCCGCGCCGTCGATCCCGAGGCGATCGACGGCATCGGCGTCGTCCGCACCTGGCTCGCGGGTCGTCCGGTCGGGGCCAGAGGGGCGTAG
- a CDS encoding alpha/beta hydrolase translates to MPRPDRRSAPARRAGLSPAPGSRAPFARASRRGLRAALGVAAVLGIAAALGVGATVLLGRGGEPARAAGGAEREEAGMRITDLVLAGPAATARPGTPNRLGSASVPVRRYEPAAGSWATLVWAHGGSFVHGGLDWPEADWAARRFAEAGLRVYSVDYALASEAVQAPAGANDVGAVLDWALAEHAGEPVAVGGASAGGHLAAQAALDAARARAADPAERGPAALVLEYPTLHRVQRPDPAIAAVTAALPEARRFPPERIAAMYDVAFGGDAAAAIPVGERAAAELALLPPTVIVNADADDLRASAEQFAEQLRAAGVPVTESVQPGTVHGYLNRPEESERARADARDTIGRFVAELRRITGPAG, encoded by the coding sequence GTGCCGCGCCCCGACCGACGCTCCGCCCCCGCGAGGCGGGCGGGCCTTTCGCCCGCCCCCGGTTCCCGCGCGCCTTTCGCGCGGGCCTCGCGGCGCGGTCTCCGCGCGGCGCTCGGCGTCGCCGCGGTGCTCGGGATCGCGGCCGCACTGGGCGTCGGCGCCACCGTCCTGCTCGGTCGCGGCGGCGAGCCGGCGCGGGCCGCGGGCGGAGCGGAGCGGGAGGAGGCCGGGATGCGGATCACTGATCTCGTGCTCGCGGGGCCGGCGGCGACCGCCCGACCGGGGACGCCGAACCGCCTCGGATCGGCGTCGGTGCCCGTGCGGCGCTACGAGCCGGCCGCGGGATCGTGGGCGACCCTCGTGTGGGCGCACGGCGGATCCTTCGTGCACGGCGGTCTCGACTGGCCGGAGGCCGATTGGGCCGCCCGGCGCTTCGCCGAGGCCGGGCTGCGCGTCTACTCGGTCGACTACGCCCTCGCCTCCGAGGCGGTGCAGGCCCCGGCCGGCGCGAACGACGTCGGTGCGGTGCTCGACTGGGCGCTCGCCGAGCACGCCGGGGAGCCGGTCGCCGTCGGCGGCGCGAGCGCCGGCGGGCACCTCGCGGCGCAGGCCGCGCTCGACGCCGCCCGGGCCCGCGCGGCCGATCCGGCCGAGCGGGGCCCCGCGGCCCTCGTGCTCGAGTACCCGACGCTGCACCGGGTGCAGCGCCCGGATCCGGCGATCGCCGCCGTCACCGCCGCGCTGCCGGAGGCGCGGCGCTTCCCCCCGGAGCGCATCGCGGCGATGTACGACGTCGCCTTCGGCGGGGATGCCGCCGCCGCGATCCCGGTCGGGGAGCGCGCGGCGGCGGAGCTCGCCCTCCTGCCGCCCACGGTCATCGTCAACGCCGACGCCGACGACCTCCGCGCCTCGGCGGAGCAGTTCGCCGAGCAGCTCCGCGCGGCCGGCGTGCCGGTGACCGAGAGCGTGCAGCCCGGCACCGTGCACGGCTACCTCAACCGGCCGGA
- a CDS encoding lipoate--protein ligase family protein, which translates to MHGEYKVPGGKLVVVDFEVVDGRIQDFRLSGDFFLEPDDALGCIDAAVEGASPNSTIEEYGSLIQRALPSEVHLLGFTPESVGVAIRRAVTGAAHWRDYDWQILHEPPISPVLNAALDEVLTTAVGEGLRGPTLRIWEWNRPAVFIGSFQSVKNEVDEEQAAAHGAQLVRRISGGGAMYMAPEACITYALYVPGELVRGMSFADSYAFLDEWVLEALKALGIDAVYKPLNDITSPHGKIGGAAQKRLGSGAVLHHVTMAYDMDPVAMTEVLRIGREKLSDKGTASAQKRVDPLRSQTGLGREEIIEQLIRVFQQRHGGVPGEVTDGEYEAAERLVEQKFLTEEWIRRVP; encoded by the coding sequence ATGCACGGTGAGTACAAGGTTCCCGGCGGGAAGCTGGTGGTCGTCGACTTCGAGGTCGTCGACGGGCGCATCCAGGACTTCCGGCTCTCGGGCGATTTCTTCCTCGAACCCGACGACGCGCTCGGCTGCATCGACGCCGCCGTCGAGGGCGCGAGCCCGAACTCCACGATCGAGGAGTACGGCTCGCTCATCCAGCGGGCGCTGCCGAGCGAGGTCCACCTGCTCGGCTTCACCCCGGAATCCGTCGGCGTCGCGATCCGCCGCGCCGTGACGGGAGCCGCCCACTGGCGGGACTACGACTGGCAGATCCTGCACGAGCCCCCCATCTCGCCGGTGCTCAACGCCGCGCTCGACGAGGTGCTCACGACGGCCGTCGGCGAGGGCCTGCGCGGGCCGACGCTGCGCATCTGGGAGTGGAACCGGCCCGCCGTCTTCATCGGCAGCTTCCAGTCGGTGAAGAACGAGGTGGACGAGGAGCAGGCGGCGGCGCACGGCGCGCAGCTCGTGCGCCGCATCTCGGGCGGCGGCGCGATGTACATGGCCCCCGAGGCGTGCATCACCTATGCGCTCTACGTGCCCGGGGAGCTCGTGCGCGGCATGAGCTTCGCCGACTCCTACGCCTTCCTCGACGAATGGGTGCTCGAGGCGCTCAAGGCGCTCGGGATCGACGCCGTCTACAAGCCGCTCAACGACATCACGAGCCCGCACGGCAAGATCGGCGGGGCCGCCCAGAAGCGGCTCGGCTCGGGCGCCGTGCTGCACCACGTCACCATGGCCTACGACATGGATCCGGTCGCGATGACGGAGGTGCTCCGGATCGGGCGGGAGAAGCTCTCGGACAAGGGCACCGCGAGCGCCCAGAAGCGCGTCGACCCGCTCCGCAGCCAGACCGGCCTCGGCCGCGAGGAGATCATCGAGCAGTTGATCCGGGTCTTCCAGCAGCGGCACGGCGGCGTGCCCGGCGAGGTCACGGACGGCGAGTACGAGGCGGCCGAGCGGCTCGTCGAGCAGAAGTTCCTGACGGAGGAGTGGATCAGGCGGGTGCCGTAG
- a CDS encoding amidohydrolase: MAPATVYRNATVFTGDAAIPPRESFAVQEGRILAVGDLATVRGAAGSDAREIDLGGAFAAPGITEGHAHMLMLGEALSKVQLRDAATVGEVQERIAAARAAQPDAQRVTGVSWRFDIFAEGERPTAAMLDAVVADVPVLLDANDLHSCWVNTAALEAMGITRDTPDPVGGEIVRDERGEATGFLLETAAVKYAWGYLDRVASDADRDRYLATAFDAYVATGVTGASEMSFGHADLAAYRRVLDRDGRLPFPVNAHWLLTASGDLETDLAEVAEVARLRDEVAAQYGDAWLRIVGVKFILDGVIDACTAAMRAPYANGALPGPIWEREFALPVAVAADAAGLQFALHAIGDEASTIALDMVQECIRVNGPDAHRRPRVEHLESVADDTIARMAALGVTASMQPVHCDPAVLDNWQAVLGDERADGGFPWHKFRDAGVRLALGTDAPTAPHEAADNLFIALTAKSALERERAAYHPERVFGPEEAVEAFTLGTAYATKRDHEAGRIAAGYRAHVVVWAANPLTDAPETLLGSSARLTLVDGEVAYRAAE; this comes from the coding sequence ATGGCACCCGCAACCGTCTACCGCAACGCGACCGTCTTCACCGGCGACGCCGCGATCCCCCCGCGCGAGAGCTTCGCGGTGCAGGAGGGCAGGATCCTCGCGGTCGGCGACCTCGCGACGGTGCGCGGCGCCGCGGGCTCCGACGCGCGGGAGATCGATCTCGGCGGCGCGTTCGCCGCGCCCGGCATCACCGAGGGCCACGCCCACATGCTCATGCTCGGCGAGGCGCTCTCGAAGGTGCAGCTGCGCGACGCGGCGACCGTCGGCGAGGTGCAGGAGCGCATCGCCGCCGCGCGCGCCGCGCAGCCCGACGCCCAGCGGGTCACCGGGGTGAGCTGGCGCTTCGACATCTTCGCCGAGGGCGAGCGGCCGACCGCGGCGATGCTCGACGCCGTCGTGGCCGACGTCCCCGTGCTGCTCGACGCCAACGACCTCCACTCCTGCTGGGTGAACACCGCCGCGCTCGAGGCCATGGGCATCACCCGCGACACCCCCGATCCCGTCGGCGGCGAGATCGTGCGCGACGAGCGCGGCGAGGCGACCGGCTTCCTGCTCGAGACGGCCGCCGTGAAGTACGCGTGGGGCTACCTCGACCGCGTGGCGAGCGACGCCGACCGCGACCGCTACCTCGCCACCGCCTTCGACGCCTACGTCGCAACGGGCGTCACCGGCGCGAGCGAGATGTCCTTCGGCCATGCCGACCTCGCCGCGTACCGGCGGGTCCTCGACCGCGACGGCCGCCTCCCCTTCCCCGTGAACGCCCACTGGCTGCTCACGGCGTCGGGCGACCTCGAGACCGACCTCGCCGAGGTCGCCGAGGTCGCGCGTCTCCGCGATGAGGTCGCGGCGCAGTACGGCGACGCCTGGCTGCGCATCGTCGGCGTGAAGTTCATCCTCGACGGCGTGATCGACGCGTGCACGGCCGCCATGCGCGCGCCCTATGCGAACGGCGCACTGCCCGGCCCGATCTGGGAGCGGGAGTTCGCCCTGCCCGTCGCGGTCGCGGCCGACGCCGCCGGGCTGCAGTTCGCACTGCACGCGATCGGCGACGAGGCGAGCACGATCGCGCTCGACATGGTGCAGGAGTGCATCCGCGTGAACGGGCCGGACGCGCACCGCCGGCCGCGGGTCGAGCACCTCGAGTCGGTGGCGGACGACACGATCGCCCGCATGGCCGCACTCGGCGTCACCGCCTCGATGCAGCCCGTGCACTGCGACCCCGCCGTGCTCGACAACTGGCAGGCGGTGCTCGGCGACGAGCGCGCCGACGGGGGCTTCCCCTGGCACAAGTTCCGCGACGCCGGCGTGCGGCTCGCGCTCGGCACGGACGCGCCCACCGCGCCGCACGAGGCGGCCGACAACCTGTTCATCGCGCTCACGGCGAAGTCGGCGCTCGAGCGCGAGCGCGCGGCCTACCACCCCGAGCGCGTGTTCGGCCCGGAGGAGGCCGTGGAGGCCTTCACGCTCGGCACGGCCTACGCGACGAAGCGCGACCACGAGGCCGGTCGGATCGCCGCGGGCTACCGCGCGCACGTCGTCGTCTGGGCGGCGAATCCCCTCACCGACGCCCCCGAGACGCTCCTGGGCTCCTCGGCGCGCCTCACGCTGGTCGACGGCGAGGTCGCCTACCGCGCCGCGGAGTGA
- a CDS encoding alpha/beta fold hydrolase, producing MSTDPERPAAQTEPDGPRAFSYTDAHGVVITAYEWAAPEPLGVVQIAHGLGEHARRYDDFARALVAAGLTVLADDHRGHGETGRRQHGGDLSRLGRLGPGGLAATEAAILQLTALAREAHPGLPVVLVGQSWGTLMAQRILNREPRVWDAVVLAGTALRTPRFMESGALNRRWAGDGANGFEWLSRDAAVGAAFVADPLCFYADVLGLFGLADGLRLFGTPGPAVAPEVPILIVGGGDDPLSRADGRRRLAEAYRRRGVRDVALKEYPGARHELFNETNRDDVTADVISWILERLPGA from the coding sequence ATGAGCACCGATCCCGAGCGCCCCGCCGCGCAGACCGAGCCGGACGGCCCGCGCGCCTTCAGCTACACGGACGCGCACGGGGTCGTCATCACGGCGTACGAGTGGGCCGCACCCGAACCCCTCGGCGTGGTGCAGATCGCCCACGGGCTCGGCGAGCACGCCAGGCGCTACGACGACTTCGCCCGCGCGCTCGTCGCCGCCGGACTCACGGTGCTCGCCGACGATCACCGCGGCCACGGCGAGACGGGCAGGCGCCAGCACGGCGGGGACCTCTCGCGGCTCGGGCGGCTGGGGCCGGGCGGGCTCGCGGCGACGGAGGCCGCGATCCTGCAGCTCACCGCGCTCGCCAGGGAGGCGCACCCCGGCCTGCCCGTGGTGCTCGTCGGGCAGTCCTGGGGCACGCTCATGGCCCAGCGCATCCTCAATCGAGAGCCGCGCGTCTGGGATGCCGTCGTGCTCGCGGGCACCGCCCTGCGCACGCCCCGCTTCATGGAGAGCGGCGCGCTGAACCGCCGCTGGGCGGGCGACGGCGCGAACGGCTTCGAGTGGCTGAGCCGGGACGCCGCCGTGGGCGCCGCCTTCGTCGCGGATCCGCTGTGCTTCTACGCCGATGTGCTCGGGCTCTTCGGCCTGGCGGACGGCCTGCGGCTCTTCGGGACCCCGGGGCCGGCCGTCGCCCCCGAGGTGCCGATCCTCATCGTCGGCGGCGGCGACGATCCGCTCAGCCGCGCAGATGGACGGCGCCGTCTCGCCGAGGCGTACCGTCGGCGCGGCGTGCGCGACGTCGCCCTCAAGGAGTACCCGGGCGCCCGCCACGAGCTGTTCAACGAGACCAATCGGGACGACGTCACGGCCGACGTGATCTCCTGGATCCTGGAGCGCCTCCCGGGGGCGTGA